Proteins encoded within one genomic window of Cytobacillus sp. IB215665:
- a CDS encoding acyltransferase family protein: protein MVAISIESKQLKKSRDPFFDNAKFILVFLVVFGHLISMFKGNNEFLYLMINFLATFRMPALILIAGYFSKNFYKKGFIQKVSSKTILPYVIFEVLYSYYNFVLYGYESVQLSLFLPTMGMWFLLSMFCWNLMLFIFTKLKYSLVIAFLLGIGIGFFDNAGAYLSVSRTFVFFPFFLIGYYMKAEHFHFAKHKYAKYLSLVLVIICITIIWVADSSIFRMYLLGKYSIDTIGHSLLGGTLYRIIIYFIMLCGICSFLPWVTKKQVFFTSLGKRTAYVYIFHFFIIKYIKTLDWYTEWSKIHIIIIPFFAIIITLLLSSKPFISFTRPLVEYKFSLTTFKKPLDYIKISIIMFIIIVYILHSWTSNRFEKLLVENARLITFNYLPCF from the coding sequence TGGTTGCTATCAGCATAGAGTCTAAACAACTCAAGAAGAGCAGAGATCCTTTTTTTGATAATGCAAAGTTTATTCTTGTTTTTTTGGTCGTTTTCGGACACTTAATTAGTATGTTTAAGGGGAATAATGAATTTCTATATCTTATGATAAACTTCTTGGCTACTTTTAGAATGCCTGCTCTCATATTAATAGCAGGCTATTTTTCTAAGAATTTTTATAAAAAAGGGTTCATACAGAAGGTTAGTAGCAAAACAATCCTACCTTATGTTATTTTCGAAGTTTTATATTCCTATTATAACTTTGTTTTATATGGTTACGAGTCAGTCCAATTGTCATTGTTTTTGCCAACTATGGGAATGTGGTTTTTATTAAGTATGTTTTGTTGGAATTTAATGCTATTTATCTTCACTAAATTAAAGTATTCTCTTGTGATAGCTTTTTTACTGGGCATAGGGATTGGATTTTTTGACAATGCAGGCGCATACCTAAGTGTATCAAGGACATTTGTATTCTTTCCGTTTTTTCTAATTGGTTATTACATGAAAGCAGAACATTTTCATTTTGCAAAACATAAGTACGCGAAATATTTATCCTTAGTTCTAGTTATAATTTGCATCACTATTATTTGGGTTGCAGATTCTTCTATTTTTAGAATGTATCTATTAGGTAAATATTCAATTGATACAATAGGACACTCTCTATTAGGTGGAACATTATATCGTATTATCATCTACTTTATAATGCTTTGCGGTATATGTTCCTTTTTACCTTGGGTTACGAAAAAACAGGTGTTTTTCACGTCACTTGGTAAAAGAACGGCATATGTATATATATTTCATTTCTTTATCATTAAATATATTAAAACACTAGATTGGTATACCGAATGGAGTAAGATTCATATTATTATTATTCCATTCTTTGCAATAATTATCACATTACTATTGAGTTCTAAACCTTTCATTTCATTTACAAGACCTTTAGTCGAATACAAGTTCTCATTAACTACTTTTAAGAAGCCGCTTGATTATATTAAAATTTCTATAATTATGTTTATAATTATTGTCTATATTTTACATTCCTGGACTAGTAACCGATTTGAGAAATTACTTGTTGAGAACGCAAGATTGATTACTTTCAATTATTTACCATGCTTTTAA
- a CDS encoding M56 family metallopeptidase: MDIQGLFSVVLKLSLLGSVMAGVIVLMKKGFHNKMSAHWHYYIWLLLIARLIIPYSFETSLFMPEIDPDLSTSNLVGFEESLISSQTSTNEVKENNSANEEVSPVKSSNEEKIVSISPSIQVLPMIWIAGATITLLIMLIVNFHFQWRISKMRKCDDRELLTLLEECKEKLKNKSKVKIIYDESTGTPSVVGLFRPKILLNKNMFNRLSNNEKKYVLLHELTHIKRYDILVHWLIIFIQAIHWFNPVIWYSFSAMRKDCEISCDASVLSRLKRAEHLEYGSSLLTVIEQISKTTFIPRSIGISTNHSHMKLRLERITMFKKQSWKWITLSSTLAVGVTLSGFTTFTNAAANNLIDTYEDLNIEMEIQSIAEAKYLDYYDLEFSTDNKEVTIKYYPNVTNYPFTEQDFKPFQSDVQQRVEELLKSRNYDDYEVNVLVDWVEYEEWAKKQDEAQEPQKEGENNLFSIDAQIEQEHDIEVNVYDNGNTLDLEFLRDGERIANPEEINNYHREFIDLAKEKGTIINFNETSTRPFIIYFGELGNTDNRSVIEAIDLGLKEIEELKVTSTTLVSINDPIFVNTDIDSSDPNAKEVEKKIKQLINEFLEYKPISEKISGPMDVIVQTKE; encoded by the coding sequence ATGGATATACAAGGTTTATTTTCAGTTGTTTTAAAATTGTCTCTATTAGGAAGTGTGATGGCAGGTGTAATTGTCCTTATGAAAAAAGGATTCCATAATAAGATGTCTGCTCATTGGCACTATTACATTTGGTTACTGCTAATTGCTAGACTAATCATACCCTATAGTTTTGAAACTTCGTTATTTATGCCTGAAATAGATCCAGATCTAAGCACCTCAAATTTGGTAGGATTTGAAGAATCTTTGATTAGTAGTCAAACCAGTACAAATGAGGTAAAAGAAAACAATAGTGCAAACGAAGAAGTGTCACCGGTAAAAAGTAGTAACGAAGAAAAGATAGTCTCTATTAGCCCTTCAATACAAGTATTACCAATGATTTGGATAGCGGGTGCTACCATCACCCTGTTAATTATGTTAATAGTGAATTTCCATTTTCAATGGAGAATATCAAAGATGAGAAAGTGTGATGATCGTGAATTATTAACTCTTCTAGAAGAATGCAAAGAGAAATTAAAGAATAAATCCAAAGTTAAAATCATTTATGATGAATCAACGGGTACACCTTCTGTTGTTGGCTTATTTCGACCTAAAATTCTTTTAAATAAAAATATGTTTAATAGGTTATCGAATAATGAAAAAAAATATGTACTGTTACATGAACTAACACATATTAAGCGATATGATATTTTGGTTCATTGGCTAATCATCTTCATTCAAGCTATTCATTGGTTTAATCCAGTCATTTGGTATAGCTTTTCCGCGATGAGGAAAGATTGCGAAATATCTTGCGATGCATCTGTGTTATCACGATTAAAAAGGGCAGAACACTTAGAGTACGGTTCTTCTCTTCTTACCGTAATAGAACAAATATCAAAGACAACATTTATCCCGAGATCAATTGGGATATCCACAAATCACTCACATATGAAATTAAGATTGGAGAGAATTACTATGTTTAAAAAACAATCATGGAAATGGATCACTCTTTCAAGTACGCTAGCTGTTGGAGTTACGCTGTCAGGATTCACCACATTTACTAATGCTGCTGCTAATAATTTAATCGATACTTATGAAGATTTAAATATCGAAATGGAAATTCAGTCTATCGCAGAGGCCAAGTATTTAGATTATTATGATTTAGAGTTTTCTACTGATAATAAAGAAGTTACTATTAAGTATTATCCTAATGTTACTAATTATCCTTTTACTGAACAGGACTTCAAACCATTCCAAAGTGATGTACAACAACGTGTTGAAGAGTTACTTAAATCAAGAAATTATGATGACTACGAAGTAAATGTTCTTGTAGATTGGGTAGAATATGAAGAATGGGCAAAAAAACAGGATGAAGCACAAGAACCTCAAAAGGAAGGAGAAAATAACCTCTTTTCAATAGATGCTCAAATAGAACAGGAGCACGATATCGAGGTTAATGTGTACGATAATGGAAACACTCTTGATCTAGAATTTTTAAGAGATGGTGAAAGGATAGCAAACCCTGAAGAGATTAACAACTATCACAGAGAATTTATCGATCTTGCTAAAGAAAAAGGCACGATTATCAACTTTAATGAAACATCAACAAGGCCTTTTATTATTTATTTTGGAGAATTAGGTAATACCGATAATAGAAGTGTTATTGAGGCTATTGACTTAGGGTTAAAGGAAATTGAAGAACTGAAAGTTACTTCAACGACGTTAGTATCAATTAATGACCCAATTTTCGTTAATACGGATATTGATAGTTCAGATCCGAATGCTAAAGAAGTAGAAAAAAAGATTAAACAGTTAATAAACGAATTTTTAGAATACAAACCGATTAGTGAAAAGATTTCTGGACCGATGGATGTTATAGTTCAAACTAAAGAATAA
- a CDS encoding VOC family protein: MFPGTLYETHVKTKNLDKAISFYKKLGMDHAYTIEDRRVAFFWFDKNHKKEQMLGVWEVQDDGFHKSHFAFRISYEDMLNAREWLLDHGISPRAAFGLESTEPIVHTWVPNASIYFYDPDGNSLEFLCLLPEKKKVSKDVMYLSEWEQISLE; this comes from the coding sequence ATGTTTCCTGGGACTTTATACGAGACTCACGTTAAAACAAAAAACTTAGATAAGGCCATTTCTTTTTACAAAAAGTTAGGAATGGATCATGCGTATACTATAGAAGATCGAAGGGTAGCCTTTTTTTGGTTTGACAAAAATCATAAAAAAGAGCAGATGCTGGGTGTTTGGGAGGTACAGGATGATGGTTTCCATAAGAGCCACTTTGCTTTCAGAATTAGCTATGAAGATATGTTGAATGCACGCGAATGGCTCCTTGATCATGGAATTAGTCCGAGGGCTGCCTTTGGACTTGAGTCAACGGAACCTATCGTCCATACGTGGGTACCCAACGCAAGTATTTACTTTTATGATCCAGACGGGAACTCATTGGAATTTTTATGTCTGCTTCCTGAAAAGAAAAAGGTAAGTAAAGATGTGATGTATTTAAGTGAGTGGGAACAGATTAGTCTTGAATGA
- a CDS encoding DUF418 domain-containing protein, whose amino-acid sequence MEKSIINKRIDALDYIRGFALLGIILVNILTLLDIDIPDPNTIDASYQRFLYLFVEGRFYSIFSFLFGVGFYIFITRANAKGKKGYVLFLRRLVALLAVGVLHSIFQPGEALKYYAICGFIVLPFYKLNKHVNLYLSIMLIIVFGVMGEKLLLTLPLILLGLACGQFKVFENLSQKTKKILAFTLVMFALSGIGLFAQYQKIPEIPFQNMIVTSEDGSMDKASYFLKTGVTVGAILSAFYVGLLLLLLQTKIVQTLLFPLKYYGRMALTNYLGQTAFIFLAGNLFNFTANLTYIQTLLLCLTIYVIQIIFSVAWLRLFKMGPLEWVWRVFTYWKLTPLLNNKLEAPLNRKK is encoded by the coding sequence ATGGAAAAAAGCATCATTAACAAACGAATTGATGCACTTGATTACATTCGAGGCTTCGCATTGCTGGGCATTATTTTAGTCAATATCCTCACACTTCTAGATATAGACATACCAGACCCAAATACGATTGATGCTAGCTATCAAAGATTTCTATATTTATTTGTGGAAGGTCGTTTTTACTCAATTTTTTCTTTTCTATTTGGAGTAGGCTTCTATATTTTTATTACCCGAGCTAATGCAAAAGGGAAGAAAGGATATGTTCTATTTTTACGTAGACTTGTTGCATTATTAGCCGTTGGGGTTTTACATTCAATATTTCAACCAGGAGAAGCATTAAAGTATTATGCCATCTGTGGTTTCATTGTTTTACCATTTTATAAATTGAACAAGCATGTAAATTTATATTTAAGCATTATGTTAATCATTGTGTTTGGTGTCATGGGGGAAAAATTACTGTTAACCTTGCCTCTCATTTTATTAGGGCTTGCTTGTGGCCAGTTTAAAGTGTTTGAAAATCTTTCGCAAAAAACAAAGAAAATTCTTGCTTTTACATTGGTTATGTTTGCCCTTTCCGGGATTGGATTGTTTGCTCAATACCAAAAAATACCTGAAATTCCATTTCAAAATATGATTGTTACATCTGAAGACGGCTCAATGGATAAAGCAAGTTACTTTTTAAAAACTGGTGTAACAGTCGGGGCAATTCTTTCTGCTTTTTATGTAGGGTTACTGCTGTTGCTTTTGCAAACAAAAATAGTGCAAACACTATTATTTCCTCTTAAATATTACGGCCGCATGGCATTAACTAATTATCTTGGTCAAACTGCTTTCATTTTTCTAGCTGGAAACCTATTCAATTTCACAGCTAACCTTACGTACATCCAAACACTATTGCTTTGTCTAACAATATACGTGATTCAAATTATTTTCAGCGTAGCTTGGCTGCGACTGTTTAAAATGGGACCACTTGAGTGGGTTTGGCGTGTTTTTACGTATTGGAAATTAACACCTTTGTTAAATAATAAACTCGAAGCACCACTGAATAGGAAAAAATAG
- a CDS encoding UPF0715 family protein, translated as MWREIVNLLVLSSLTMSILYFWLEGYQLSIGSSVIYPIFIISFIFLLFYLLFALPTYILLKRIKMHRRFSLVNFFTYLFVSLIVHILINSIIMSRSFFNNTEIYIYVVTTSITFWFWESLLLNERENTCY; from the coding sequence ATGTGGAGAGAAATAGTGAATTTATTAGTTTTATCCTCTCTAACAATGTCTATATTATATTTTTGGCTGGAGGGATACCAATTAAGCATAGGGTCTAGTGTTATTTATCCTATTTTTATTATCTCTTTTATCTTTTTGTTATTTTATTTACTGTTCGCTTTACCAACCTATATACTATTAAAACGAATAAAAATGCATAGAAGGTTTAGTTTAGTAAATTTCTTTACTTATCTATTTGTTTCTTTAATTGTTCATATCTTAATTAATTCTATTATTATGAGTCGCTCTTTTTTTAATAACACTGAAATTTATATATATGTAGTTACTACATCAATAACCTTTTGGTTTTGGGAATCACTATTACTAAATGAAAGAGAAAATACTTGTTACTAG
- a CDS encoding Crp/Fnr family transcriptional regulator has protein sequence MKIVDDAILKQSFISKWAITDFLPEEIISNIKLCKYNKGERIVDADDNLYNLYFLVKGKVRTYKLNREGKIFLFKFSNPLSVFGELEYITKKSNCAFHHETTMESYVLRISSTDLSELDGNNKLKFMQYINEALAHKLSSTTALLELFVYTSLEERLASYMLEISDEVGSFQPSYTVKFNELAYLLGTSYRHLLRTIKKMTDQGLVMKENNEIKVLDEIKLKEITIKNLYEL, from the coding sequence TTGAAGATCGTTGACGATGCTATTTTAAAACAATCCTTTATCTCAAAATGGGCAATAACTGATTTCCTACCTGAAGAAATTATATCTAATATAAAACTTTGTAAATATAACAAAGGGGAACGTATTGTTGATGCAGATGATAATCTATATAATTTATATTTTTTAGTAAAAGGGAAGGTAAGAACCTATAAATTAAACCGAGAAGGTAAAATCTTTCTTTTTAAATTTTCAAACCCACTTAGTGTCTTTGGAGAATTAGAATATATAACCAAAAAATCGAATTGCGCATTTCACCATGAGACAACCATGGAATCTTATGTGTTGAGGATTTCATCCACTGATTTGTCTGAATTAGATGGAAACAATAAGCTAAAGTTTATGCAATACATAAATGAAGCGTTAGCCCATAAGCTTTCCTCGACAACGGCTTTACTTGAGTTATTTGTCTATACATCATTAGAGGAGAGATTAGCAAGTTACATGCTTGAAATAAGTGATGAAGTAGGATCTTTTCAACCTAGTTATACTGTTAAATTCAATGAGTTAGCTTACCTTCTAGGAACAAGTTATCGACATCTATTACGCACCATTAAAAAAATGACAGATCAGGGACTAGTTATGAAAGAAAACAATGAAATCAAGGTTTTAGATGAAATCAAATTAAAGGAAATCACAATTAAGAATTTATATGAATTGTAG